The Pseudomonadota bacterium genome includes the window GTCTGTCAACAACATACGGGATTATTGCAAGTCATGACGGGACCATAACTGTAGAAAGCGAGAGGGGAAACGGCACTGTCTTTACAATCTCTTTACCCGTAAGATAGGGATAGGTGGAAAGCCCATGTACGAACTAAAATACGATATCAGAAGAGGAGCGGATACATACAGATTGATCTATCACTCCAAGCTAAGGAAGTGGATATTAAAAGGCATTATAAAGTATGATGAAGCCCTCGTCTGGCGAAGCGGGCTTTCGGGCTGGCGCAAGCCTGAAGAGCTCGAAGAACTGAAGCCTTATTTTGAACAGTATGAAGAAAAGTATCTAAGAAGCAAAGAAGTGGAGGTAAGGCCGCACCTGTTTTCAAAAAAGTTGATAAAGAATATCCTGATAATAGACGACGAAGGGGACTTGTGCTGGCTCTTGTCTAACATCTTGCAGGGCAAAGGGTATCATGTATCGACTGCCAATACCATACGTGATGGCATGGCCCGCCTCAAGGAGGCGCCCGATTTATTGTTTCTGGACTTGAAGCTGCCTGACGGGGATGGAATGGATATGCTTCCCAGGATCAAGAGGATAGCCCCGCAGACATTGGTGGTCATCATTTCCGCCTATGGCAGTGAAGAAAAGAAGGGAACGGCAAAAGACGCGGGGGTTTGCGGTTTTCTTGACAAGCCGTTTACTGAGGAAAAGATTTTGGAAACCATAGAACAATTTCAAGAGTAGGGGGCAAGGTGAAAGGAGGGAAGAACCGAACCGGCGAGACGGCGTATCGGCGAAACGGCGATGAAGGCAGTGAAAGGGGAAAGAGGCAGGCGAGAGGCAATAGGCTATGGGTAATAGGCGATATAAATGTTCACTATTCACTAACGACTATTCACTGAAGTAGCTGAAGGCAGGAGATATCGCGCATGAAAATATTGATCGCTGAAGACGATTTTACGACACGCACAATCTTGGCAGAGGTGCTGACAAAGCAGGGCCA containing:
- a CDS encoding response regulator; the encoded protein is MYELKYDIRRGADTYRLIYHSKLRKWILKGIIKYDEALVWRSGLSGWRKPEELEELKPYFEQYEEKYLRSKEVEVRPHLFSKKLIKNILIIDDEGDLCWLLSNILQGKGYHVSTANTIRDGMARLKEAPDLLFLDLKLPDGDGMDMLPRIKRIAPQTLVVIISAYGSEEKKGTAKDAGVCGFLDKPFTEEKILETIEQFQE